The following coding sequences lie in one Desulfobotulus pelophilus genomic window:
- a CDS encoding nucleoside deaminase: MQTEEKNGPVQQVLVELPPWVEAVVDTKKKYDSDEEKMGLALFLAKENVRQDTGGPFGSAIFDQESGRLLGVGVNRVFPLNNATLHGEMVAIMMAQKALASFTLHGPGKTRELFTSCEPCAMCLGAILWSGVSRVVCAAAAEDARAIGFDEGPVFDASYAYLENAGIRVIRHFMAKEGREVLESYSSKGGVIYNARD, encoded by the coding sequence ATGCAGACAGAAGAAAAAAATGGCCCTGTTCAGCAGGTGCTTGTGGAACTTCCCCCGTGGGTGGAAGCGGTGGTGGATACAAAAAAAAAATATGATTCCGATGAAGAGAAAATGGGCCTTGCCCTTTTTCTTGCCAAAGAAAATGTGCGTCAGGATACGGGTGGTCCCTTTGGATCGGCTATTTTTGATCAGGAAAGCGGCAGGCTGCTGGGGGTGGGTGTCAACAGGGTGTTTCCCCTGAACAATGCCACCCTGCATGGAGAGATGGTGGCCATCATGATGGCCCAGAAAGCCCTTGCTTCCTTTACTCTCCATGGGCCGGGAAAAACAAGGGAGCTTTTCACCTCCTGTGAGCCATGTGCCATGTGTCTCGGTGCCATTCTCTGGAGCGGTGTCAGCCGTGTGGTCTGTGCGGCGGCTGCGGAAGATGCCCGGGCCATCGGTTTTGATGAAGGCCCGGTTTTTGATGCCTCCTATGCCTATCTGGAGAATGCCGGTATCCGGGTGATCCGCCATTTCATGGCGAAAGAAGGCCGGGAGGTGCTGGAAAGCTACAGCAGCAAAGGTGGTGTTATCTATAATGCCAGAGACTGA
- a CDS encoding ABC-F family ATP-binding cassette domain-containing protein: MIHLNRISRHHGNQVLFDNASLQILPGTRTGLVGPNGAGKTTIFRLIMGEEIPDGGDISRSPKIRIGYFSQDVGDMAGRSALEEVMAAVGDVVTLGEKIRKMETSMAEPMDENALAELLERYGEAVESFEHQGGYELESRAQSVLTGLGIGPDAYHRPVEAFSGGWKMRIALAKILTTNPDVLLLDEPTNHLDLESILWLENWLSSSFKGALLMTCHDQEFMNRIVSRIIEVGNGGATTYTGNYDFFIKEREIRREQLEASFKRQQDMLAKEEEFIAKFAARASHAAQVQSRVKKLEKIERIVLPPDQKKMRFTFEPPPRSGDDVIAMENLGKSWQTPEGGEHSVFGGISGMIHRGDKVAVVGVNGAGKSTFLQVLAQRTEPSTGRVTIGANVHAGYFSQHAMDILNPEQSVLDTVQDALPTAGLGVIRNLCAAFLFQGDDVYKRIDKLSGGEKSRVVLATLLARPLNFLILDEPTNHLDIQSREVLLDALQAFEGTVLIVSHDRHFLRSLVGRVFEIDHGRMIPYEGSYDYYLQKQMALQAG, encoded by the coding sequence ATGATTCATCTGAATCGTATTTCACGTCATCACGGTAATCAGGTACTGTTTGACAATGCCAGCCTGCAGATTCTTCCCGGAACCCGTACCGGCCTTGTGGGTCCCAACGGTGCCGGAAAAACCACCATCTTCCGCCTGATCATGGGGGAGGAAATCCCCGATGGCGGAGATATTTCCCGCAGCCCGAAAATCCGCATCGGCTATTTTTCTCAGGATGTGGGGGATATGGCAGGACGCAGCGCACTGGAAGAAGTAATGGCAGCGGTAGGGGATGTGGTTACCCTGGGAGAAAAGATCAGAAAAATGGAAACATCCATGGCCGAACCCATGGATGAGAATGCACTGGCCGAACTTCTGGAACGTTACGGCGAGGCCGTGGAGAGTTTTGAGCATCAGGGCGGCTACGAGCTGGAATCCCGCGCCCAGAGTGTGCTCACTGGCCTTGGTATCGGTCCCGATGCCTATCACCGGCCCGTGGAAGCCTTCAGTGGCGGATGGAAGATGCGCATAGCTCTGGCAAAAATACTCACCACCAACCCGGATGTGCTACTTCTGGACGAACCTACCAACCATCTGGATCTGGAATCCATTCTCTGGCTTGAAAACTGGCTGTCATCTTCCTTTAAGGGGGCCCTGCTCATGACCTGTCATGACCAGGAATTCATGAACCGCATTGTTTCCCGCATCATTGAAGTCGGCAATGGAGGTGCCACCACCTACACCGGCAATTATGATTTTTTTATCAAGGAGAGGGAAATCCGGCGGGAACAGCTGGAAGCCAGCTTCAAACGTCAGCAGGACATGCTGGCCAAGGAGGAGGAATTCATAGCCAAATTTGCGGCCAGAGCCTCCCATGCGGCACAGGTGCAGTCCCGGGTTAAAAAGCTGGAAAAGATCGAACGTATTGTACTGCCGCCGGATCAGAAAAAAATGCGTTTTACTTTTGAACCACCACCCCGGTCCGGAGACGATGTGATTGCCATGGAAAATCTTGGCAAAAGCTGGCAAACACCCGAAGGGGGAGAGCACTCCGTTTTCGGCGGTATCTCCGGCATGATCCACAGGGGAGATAAAGTAGCTGTGGTTGGGGTGAACGGTGCGGGTAAATCCACCTTTTTACAGGTACTGGCCCAAAGGACCGAACCCAGCACGGGAAGGGTTACCATAGGAGCCAATGTACACGCAGGCTATTTCAGCCAGCATGCCATGGACATTCTCAATCCGGAACAAAGCGTGCTGGATACGGTTCAGGACGCCCTTCCCACCGCAGGACTGGGGGTGATCCGCAACCTCTGCGCCGCCTTTCTCTTTCAGGGGGATGATGTTTACAAAAGGATAGACAAGCTCTCCGGTGGAGAAAAAAGCCGGGTGGTTCTGGCTACCCTGCTGGCCCGGCCCTTAAATTTCCTCATTCTCGATGAGCCCACCAACCATCTGGACATTCAGTCACGGGAGGTACTGCTGGACGCCCTGCAGGCCTTTGAGGGAACGGTGCTCATTGTCAGTCATGACCGTCACTTTCTCCGCTCCCTTGTGGGCCGGGTTTTTGAAATCGACCATGGCCGCATGATTCCCTACGAAGGCAGCTATGACTACTATCTGCAAAAGCAGATGGCGCTGCAGGCGGGCTGA
- a CDS encoding 1-acyl-sn-glycerol-3-phosphate acyltransferase, whose product MKIQTTTIFDTPVLNWFFWMMASGILWLFGWKIEGDVPEEEKKMVMIAAPHTSNWDFFWTLLLALKLRLKVYMMGKKELTEKPLGFLLKWMGLVPVDRSRKGNTVELAVEVFGHADRMVLIIPPSGTRSRVSQWKTGFYHIARGAKVPIGLGYLDYATKKGGMGMLLYPSGDMAADMERIRAFYSGISGKYPDKAFQDEKE is encoded by the coding sequence ATGAAAATTCAAACAACAACAATTTTTGACACACCGGTTCTCAATTGGTTTTTCTGGATGATGGCCAGTGGTATCTTATGGCTTTTCGGGTGGAAAATAGAGGGAGATGTCCCCGAAGAAGAAAAAAAAATGGTGATGATTGCCGCACCCCATACGTCCAACTGGGATTTTTTCTGGACCCTTCTTCTGGCCCTGAAACTACGGCTGAAGGTGTATATGATGGGCAAAAAAGAACTTACGGAAAAGCCCCTGGGGTTTCTTCTGAAATGGATGGGGCTTGTTCCGGTGGACAGAAGCCGGAAGGGAAATACGGTGGAGCTGGCTGTGGAGGTGTTCGGTCATGCGGACAGGATGGTGCTGATCATTCCGCCATCCGGAACCCGCAGCAGGGTATCCCAGTGGAAAACGGGTTTTTATCATATCGCACGGGGAGCAAAGGTTCCCATTGGTCTCGGGTATCTGGATTATGCCACAAAAAAAGGGGGGATGGGTATGCTGCTGTATCCTTCCGGTGACATGGCCGCGGATATGGAACGCATCCGTGCTTTTTACAGCGGTATTAGCGGCAAATATCCGGATAAGGCCTTTCAGGATGAAAAGGAATAG
- a CDS encoding FAD-dependent oxidoreductase: MHFVIIGGDAAGMSAASRARRNDPAMAITVLEMTEDVSYSACSMPYVIADEEGDMETLIMRAPAVFREKQNIDLRLGHRVEAIDPKNRRVSGKDAGGKPFEISFDKLLIATGSVANMPLIPGHELPHVFVLKSLDDGRRVKAFIEEKRIEKAAIIGAGYIGLEMCEALTERGITVQLIRNRPELLPWLAPELSAAVDTALREKGVLINHGCTTERIETHDSRLDICCREACFDAEMVLMAIGVRPSSFLAKEAGLELGAAGAIAVNRSMQTSHPDIYAAGDCADAYHVVTGEKTWIPMALTANRAGWAVADHITGRPVRMEGVAGTGVFKIFDVEVARTGLTLHEAEKAGFDPVEVVVKTYSRAKTVPGSRPVWVQMVGDRQSGRLLGVSMVGRDNEARRINAAAVALHARMRVVDFSTTDMAYAPPFSPVWDPLLVAANQLLKKI; the protein is encoded by the coding sequence ATGCACTTTGTCATCATCGGAGGTGATGCGGCAGGTATGAGTGCTGCCAGCCGCGCCCGTCGCAATGATCCGGCCATGGCCATCACCGTTCTTGAAATGACGGAAGATGTTTCCTACAGTGCCTGCTCCATGCCCTATGTCATTGCCGATGAAGAGGGCGACATGGAGACACTGATCATGCGGGCTCCTGCCGTTTTCCGGGAAAAGCAGAACATAGATCTTCGTCTCGGACACAGGGTGGAAGCCATTGACCCGAAAAACCGAAGGGTTTCCGGAAAGGATGCCGGAGGAAAACCCTTTGAGATTTCCTTTGACAAGCTGCTCATTGCCACTGGATCCGTTGCCAATATGCCCCTCATTCCCGGTCATGAGCTGCCCCATGTTTTTGTCTTGAAAAGCCTGGATGACGGCCGCAGAGTGAAAGCCTTTATAGAAGAAAAAAGAATTGAAAAAGCAGCCATTATCGGAGCAGGCTACATCGGCCTTGAAATGTGTGAAGCCCTTACGGAAAGGGGCATTACCGTGCAACTTATCCGTAACCGCCCGGAACTCCTGCCATGGCTGGCACCGGAGCTTTCTGCCGCGGTGGACACGGCGTTACGGGAAAAGGGAGTTCTCATCAACCACGGCTGCACCACGGAACGCATTGAGACCCATGACAGCAGGCTGGATATCTGCTGCAGGGAAGCCTGCTTTGATGCAGAAATGGTCCTCATGGCCATCGGTGTACGCCCCTCAAGCTTCCTTGCAAAGGAAGCCGGACTGGAGCTGGGGGCCGCCGGAGCCATTGCGGTGAACCGCAGCATGCAGACCAGCCATCCGGACATCTATGCGGCCGGTGACTGCGCCGATGCCTATCATGTGGTAACCGGAGAAAAAACCTGGATCCCCATGGCCCTCACCGCCAACAGGGCCGGATGGGCTGTGGCCGACCATATCACAGGCAGGCCCGTACGCATGGAAGGAGTAGCGGGAACCGGTGTTTTCAAAATTTTTGATGTGGAAGTGGCCCGCACCGGCCTCACTCTCCATGAGGCAGAAAAAGCCGGTTTTGACCCTGTGGAGGTCGTTGTAAAAACCTATTCCAGAGCCAAAACCGTTCCCGGATCCAGGCCCGTATGGGTGCAGATGGTGGGGGACAGGCAAAGCGGCCGCCTGCTGGGGGTTTCCATGGTAGGCAGGGATAATGAGGCCCGCCGCATCAATGCCGCTGCCGTAGCCCTGCACGCCAGAATGCGGGTGGTGGATTTCAGCACCACAGACATGGCCTATGCTCCCCCCTTCAGTCCTGTCTGGGACCCTCTGCTGGTGGCGGCCAATCAGCTTCTTAAAAAAATATGA